The proteins below are encoded in one region of Peromyscus eremicus chromosome 10, PerEre_H2_v1, whole genome shotgun sequence:
- the Enam gene encoding LOW QUALITY PROTEIN: enamelin (The sequence of the model RefSeq protein was modified relative to this genomic sequence to represent the inferred CDS: inserted 1 base in 1 codon), whose product MLLLQCRNPASLPRPCNLVPNVKMEILLVLLGLLGNSAAMPFQMPMPRMPGFSSKSEEMMRYSQFNFMNAPPMMHMGPYGNGLPMPPHMPPPYPPYQMPMWPQPVPNAWNPPPMPNFPSKPDQTQETAKPNQTNPQEPQPQKQPPKEPPNEAARAKEEAQPPQPFPPFGNGLYPYQQPPWPIPQRGPPPAFGRPKFSNEEGNPYYAYFGYHGFGGRPYYSEEMFEDYEKPKEKDPPKPEDPPPDDPPPEASTNSTVPEANATQSVPGGSQGGNDTSPIGNSPGPNAGNNPTVQNGIFPLPKVNVSGQGVSKNQIPWRPSQPNIYENYPYPNMRNYPSGRQWQTTGTMEPRQNRPGYQNPQIQRGPQWNSFDWEGKQTTRPGNPTYRKPLPPTSGVKYPNSAGNPVNFGRKLPGPNKPFLGANPAPNKPFVGPNPASNKPFMGTNPASNKPFIGTNPASNKPFMGTNPVPNKPFMGTNPASNKPFLGANPASNKPFVGTNPASNKPFLGANPASNKPFVGTNPVPNKPFVGANPAANKPFVGTNPAANKPSTGTNAASNKPFVRNNAAANKPLVRNNAASNKPFVGANAASNKHPVGTNVASMGPKQVTDSHNVKTQNPKEKSPGQKERTVSSTKDTARPWRNSQQYGINKPNYNLPHHEGSRVGPNFNSFDQQENPYFSRGDSRRMPSPKIQIQSQNLPKGIALEPRRTPFESETKKPELKHSTQQPAYPKKIPSPTRNRFPAERNSWNHQEIPPPLKDHGRQEEMLPYPSYGSRGNIFYHDYNNPYYPNENSPYIRSNTWNERVSSPSTMRQPENPQYPMNSLDQKETEQYNEEDPIDPNEDESFPGQSKWGDEELNFKGSPTIRQYEGDKYASTLPQEYLPYSLGKPPKETFPYSEIYPWNPHENFPIYNPGPTIAPPVDPRNYYINNAIGQEESTLFPSWTSWDHGNQAQKQRESEPYFSGNIWGQSTSSHKSNPPNQKRNHPTSSPAGLPKDPTWLEGENLNYDLQITNLSPPEREQLAFPDFIPQSYPSGQNEAHLFHHSQRGSCCIGGSTAHKDNVLALQDYTSSYGLAPRETKKTSPVHTESSYTKYARPNVSPTSILPSQRNISENKLTAEXPNPSPFGDGVPALRRNTPYSGKNQLDTGIMAFPEASSPQPKNTPCLKSDLGGDRRDVLKQFFEGSQLSERTADLIPEQLVIDIPDKGSGPDSIQSEGQGNGDEMQQQRPPTILKVPCFSSKLAKFHSSSTGPPTNDGRQSLLNGALSTPTENPKTSVGLATREQFKSINVDQANADEHTTFEAFQGTSQEDQVQGCLLLQA is encoded by the exons ATGATGCGATATAGTCAATTCAACTTTATGAATGCCCCGCCT ATGATGCATATGGGCCCCTATGGAAACGGTTTGCCAATGCCTCCACACATGCCTCCGCCGTACCCTCCATACCAGATGCCCATGTGGCCTCAGCCAGTACCCAATGCATGGAATCCACCCCCAATGCCCAATTTCCCAAGCAAGCCTGATCAAACCCAGGAGACTGCCAAACCCAACCAGACCAATCCGCAAGAGCCACAACCACAGAAGCAGCCTCCAAAGGAACCACCAAATGAAGCAGCACGGGCCAAAGAGGAAGCCCAGCCACCTCAG CCATTTCCACCATTTGGCAATGGGCTTTACCCCTATCAACAACCACCATGGCCTATTCCACAG AGGGGACCACCACCAGCCTTTGGACGTCCAAAATTCAGCAATGAAGAAGGA AATCCTTactatgcatattttggatatcacGGCTTTGGGGGTCGTCCTTATTATTCGGAAGAGATGTTTGAAGATTATgaaaaacccaaagaaaaagaTCCTCCTAAACCAGAGGACCCACCCCCAGACGACCCACCCCCAGAGGCCTCCACTAACTCAACTGTGCCAGAGGCTAATGCCACACAGTCAGTTCCTGGAGGAAGTCAAGGCGGAAATGATACTAGCCCAATAGGGAACAGCCCTGGGCCGAATGCTGGCAACAACCCTACAGTTCAAAATGGTATCTTCCCTCTCCCTAAAGTAAATGTTTCAGGCCAAGGAGTATCGAAAAACCAAATTCCGTGGAGACCAAGTCAGCCAAATATTTATGAGAATTATCCTTATCCGAATATGCGAAATTATCCTTCAGGAAGACAATGGCAAACCACCGGTACCATGGAGCCCAGACAGAACAGACCTGGTTACCAAAACCCACAAATACAAAGGGGTCCTCAGTGGAATTCCTTTGATTGGGAAGGCAAACAAACTACTCGTCCAGGAAATCCAACTTACCGCAAACCTCTCCCTCCTACTTCAGGAGTCAAATATCCCAACTCTGCAGGAAATCCAGTAAATTTTGGAAGAAAATTGCCtgggccaaataaaccctttctgggAGCCAATCCggccccaaataaacccttcgtGGGACCCAATCCGGCCTCAAATAAGCCCTTCATGGGAACCAATCCAGCCTCAAATAAACCCTTCATAGGAACCAATCCAGCCTCAAATAAACCCTTCATGGGAACCAATCCAgtcccaaataaacccttcatgGGAACCAACCCGGcttcaaataaaccctttctgggAGCCAATCCAgcctcaaataaaccctttgtggGAACCAATCCAgcctcaaataaaccctttctaggAGCCAATCCAgcctcaaataaaccctttgtagGAACCAATCCAGtcccaaataaaccttttgtgGGAGCCAATCCAGctgcaaataaaccctttgtggGAACCAATCCAGCTGCAAATAAACCATCTACAGGAACCAATGCTGCCTCAAATAAACCATTTGTGAGAAACAATGCTGCCGCAAATAAACCACTTGTGAGAAACAATGCTGCCTCAAATAAACCATTTGTGGGTGCCAatgctgcctcaaacaaacaCCCTGTGGGAACCAATGTGGCCTCCATGGGTCCTAAACAGGTTACTGATAGCCACAATGTGAAAACCCAAAATCCAAAGGAAAAGTCACCAGgtcaaaaagaaagaacagtCAGTTCCACAAAAGATACAGCCAGACCCTGGAGAAACTCTCAACAATATGGAATTAACAAACCAAATTATAATTTGCCTCACCATGAGGGTAGCAGGGTAGGCccaaattttaattcttttgatcAACAAGAAAACCCCTACTTCTCAAGAGGAGATTCCAGAAGAATGCCAAGTCCAAAAATACAAATCCAAAGCCAGAATCTGCCCAAAGGAATTGCTTTAGAGCCAAGAAGAACCCCATTTGAATCAGAAACTAAGAAACCTGAATTAAAGCACAGTACACAACAGCCTGCGTACCCTAAGAAAATCCCTTCTCCTACAAGAAACCGTTTCCCTGCTGAAAGAAACTCCTGGAATCACCAAGAAATCCCTCCACCCTTAAAGGATCatgggaggcaggaagaaatgTTACCTTATCCTTCCTATGGCTCTAGAGGGAATATTTTTTACCATGACTATAACAACCCTTACTATCCTAATGAGAACTCACCATACATTAGAAGCAATACATGGAATGAGAGGGTTAGCTCTCCCAGTACTATGAGGCAACCAGAAAATCCACAGTACCCCATGAATTCTCTAGACCAGAAGGAGACAGAGCAGTATAATGAAGAGGATCCAATTGATCCAAATGAAGATGAATCTTTTCCAGGACAAAGTAAATGGGGTGATGAAGAGCTGAACTTCAAAGGAAGCCCAACAATTAGGCAGTATGAAGGTGATAAATACGCCTCAACCCTACCACAAGAATATCTTCCCTATTCCTTAGGTAAGCCACCTAAGGAAACTTTTCCTTACAGTGAAAtctatccctggaacccacatgaaaatTTTCCAATCTATAATCCAGGTCCTACGATAGCACCACCTGTGGACCCCagaaattattatattaataatgCCATAGGACAAGAAGAAAGCACTCTCTTTCCTTCATGGACCTCCTGGGACCACGGGAATCAAGcacagaagcaaagagaaagtgAGCCATATTTCAGTGGAAATATCTGGGGTCAGTCCACAAGTTCACACAAATCTAATCCACCAAACCAGAAGAGGAACCATCCTACCAGTTCCCCTGCTGGACTTCCGAAAGACCCAACATGGCTTGAAGGTGAGAATCTGAACTATGATTTACAAATTACTAATTTAAGTCCACCAGAGAGAGAACAGTTGGCTTTCCCTGATTTCATTCCTCAAAGTTACCCATCAGGCCAAAATGAAGCACACTTATTTCACCACAGTCAGAGAGGTTCCTGCTGTATTGGTGGCTCCACGGCACACAAAGACAATGTGCTGGCCCTACAAGACTACACTTCATCCTATGGTCTTGCACCAAGGGAGACCAAAAAAACCAGCCCTGTGCATACAGAAAGTAGTTATACCAAGTATGCAAGACCTAATGTCTCCCCAACCAGCATCCTACCTAGTCAAAGAAACATCTCAGAGAATAAACTAACTGCAG AGCCAAACCCAAGTCCTTTTGGAGATGGTGTCCCTGCTCTGAGGAGGAACACACCATATTCTGGAAAGAATCAACTAGACACCGGAATTATGGCCTTTCCTGAAGCCAGCTCTCCTCAGCCAAAAAATACACCCTGTCTTAAAAGTGACCTTGGAGGAGATCGGAGGGATGTTCTGAAACAATTTTTTGAAGGCAGCCAGCTCAGTGAAAGAACTGCTGACCTTATTCCTGAACAGCTTGTTATTGACATCCCTGATAAAGGCTCTGGCCCAGACAGCATACAAAGTGAAGGCCAAGGAAATGGGGACGAGATGCAGCAGCAAAGACCACCTACCATCCTTAAGGTGCCATGTTTTAGCTCCAAATTAGCAAAGTTTCACTCTTCAAGCACTGGACCTCCAACTAATGATGGAAGACAAAGCCTGCTTAATGGTGCTCTCTCTACACCTACTGAAAATCCTAAGACATCAGTTGGGTTAGCTACGAGGGAacaatttaaaagtataaatgtAGATCAAGCGAATGCAGATGAACACACTACATTTGAAGCTTTTCAAGGAACCAGTCAAGAGGACCAAGTACAAGGCTGCTTACTGCTTCAGGCTTAG